The Actinomycetota bacterium nucleotide sequence GAACCTCGAGCCGGCGGAGAGTCTGGCGGACGAAGCAGCTCATCTCACCGAGGCGACCGGCGTGTCTTGGATAAGCGAGATCCCCGCCAGGAGCATCAAGGCCCAGATCATGCAGAACCGCGGCAGGCTCGAGGAGGCGTTGGAGATGCTTCAGTCGCCGTCGACCGGACCGACCGGCTTGTACGAGGAGTCCCGGGCGATCGCGACCCTCTCCCACGTGCTCAGCGATCTCGGACGTTACGACGAAGCGATCGAGGCGGCACGCCACGGCATGGATGAGGCCGGCGAGGACCTGCTCGGGTCGGCATGGTGCCATCGGGCGCTGGCCCAGGCGCACAAGCTGAAAGGCGAGCCGGCGGAGGCCGAACGCGTGCTTCGCGCCGAGCTGGCGATGCTGTCGGAGTCCGACTGGGACGAGGAGCGGATACAGATCATGGCGTTGCTCGCCGCGGTGCTCGACGACCAAGGGCGACACGACGAGTCGTGGAAGACGCTGGACGAAGCACGGGCGATCTTGCACCGATTCCCGCCGGGCGCGAACATCAAGAAGCTCGACGATCTGCTCATCGGCTATTCCGACGGCACGTGATCCACTTCTCCGGACATGCCCGCGCCCGCCGTCTTGCTGTTCGACGATGCAAGGTCGCCGGAGGCAAAGAAGAAGCGATCGGCGGCGTCTTGTCACTCAGCTCTTGGCGCGAGCTCTTTCCGCCACCATTCACCACCGGAGCCCAGCCGGCGCGGCTGACACGTCAACCGTGGTGCCGGGATGTACGTCCCGCCTCGGTTGGACGGACGCGCCGAGATCGGCCCAGCGGTTGCGGAGTTCGCAGCGGATGCCGCGGAGCGGTCACGGTGAATCCGCGACCACCGTGCCCAGAGCGTCACGCCACGCGCGCTCTTCCTGCCTGCGGGAAGGATCGGCAACGTGGCCCATGCAGCTCCGCGTTCGCCAGCCCTTCGCACATGGCGTTGACGCTCGGAATCACCGAGCTCTGCGCGTTGCTACCGTAGGCACGCCATGCGAAGCGGCCGTTTCGCGAGGAGATTTTCCGGTGCGTGCTCGAAGATCGGCCGTCCGTCGGGCCGGTTGTCCGCCAGGACCATTTCCGATCAGTTAGCCAGCAGTCGGGGGTCAAGGGCGGCGATTCCCTGGGCTGGCGCTTCTAACGCTGGCTCGTCGGCGAGCCCTGTCCTGTTGAGTCGATCCTGAACCCCTCGGCTGGCCAGTAGTCCGGTCGCGATCACGGCGAGGAGCACGCCAGCGACGGTGACGGTTTGCCGAGGCCCGGCGTGATCAACTGCCCACCCCTGCACAAGCGAGCCGATCGGGTAGGCGATTGCGAAGGCAGTGGTGAAGACGGCGACCACTCGTCCGCGAAGGGCATCTCGAACAGCGAGCTGCATTGTCGAAGTCACCGTCGAACTCGTGAAAAGAAAACCGACTCCGACGAGTGCCATCGCGACAACGGCGAAAGGGAAGCTTCGCGCCTGCGCGTACGTAATGAGAGCGAGTCCGTAGCCGAGCAGGGAGCAGGCGATTAGGCGTCCGCGCGCGAGGTGCTGGGTCCACCCGCCCAAGATCGGTGCCGACACCACTCCCCCGAACCCGAGGGCTCCGGCGAGTATCCCGAAACCGGTCGGACCCAGGTGGAAGACATCCGTCGCAAAGATCGGCGTGAGTTGGAGAACCGGCATCCCTAGGGCCGCCACGGCGCACATGACCGCGATGCACGCAGCCAGTTCACGGTGTTGTGCGATGTAGCGGACCGAGTCGGCGAACGCCGCCACCGCGCGCCGCTGTTCGACCGGACGCGGCCTGTTGGGCACGCTTATGACGGCGATCGCTCCGATGACGGCAACGTACGAGATCGCCGTGAACAGGAACGCCCAGCTCGGTCCGAGCGTCGCGAGGATTGCCCCCGCGAGCCCCGGCCCGATCGCCTTTGCCGCGTTCATCTGAGCCGAGGACAGCGTGATAGCGCCCAGCAGGTGTTCCCGGGGTACGAGCTCTGGAATGAACGCCTGCCACGCGGGCGTGTTTAGAGCGTAGATGACCCCTGCAACCGCGGCGAGGACGACCAGCAGGGTCGGGTTCCCTAAGCCGAGACCCCACATCGCCCACAAGGCGACGGCGACGACGGAGAGTGCGATTTGGGTCACGAGCAGCACGGTCCGGCGGTTGAATCGATCCGCGAGCAACCCCGCGAGCGGCCCGACGACGATGGCAGGGGCGAATCGAAGGAAGGCAGCGAAGCCGACGATGAAGCCGCTCCCCGTGAGCCTGTACAAAATGTAGGGCATCACCATGTCCTGGATCCACCGGCCGATGTTCGAAAGGAGCCCGCCTGCCCAGAAGATCAAGTAGTTGCGATAGCTGAAGGCGGCGAGGGCGCGTTTGAGACCGCGCTCGGCGGCACGCTGGGACGATCGCGCCGGAGGGGACACGATATGAGGATACTAAATGCCAACTGCGTTTACCTAGTGAGGGTTTGCCTCTCCGCGGGCTCAGCGCCTCTAGGCGAGCGCCACGGCGCCATCGCGCCGGGGATCGGCTCCCCCGAGAAGATGCGAGCCTCGCCGCGCGACGCACTGGGCGGCGCCGAATCCTTCAGGGCCGGCCTCGCGGCCGACCGCCTCCGGGTACGTTTCCGCGAGCGGGTGGCCCGGCTCCAGCGCGATCTCCCCGCCGAAAAGCATGCGCATACGGGGAGCGTCGATGGCAGGTTGCGGGTCCAGCCCCTCGGCCAACAATCGAATCAAAAGCTGCACCTGCACCTGCGCTTGGACGTAGCCACCCGCGAGCCCGAGCACGTACTCCAGGGCTCCCTGTCTCGTCACCAGGCCTGGGATCGTTGTGTGTGGAGGCTTGCCCGGCCGCGGCTGGCGGCGCATCGCCATGAAGGTTGCGGCCCGGTTCTGAATGGCACCACCGAGTGACTGGATCCCGATATGAGAGCCGAAATCGGCGAAGATACTGGTGATCATCGAAGCGCCTCGCCCCGCCGAGTCGACGACTGCGAGATAAGTCGTGTCGCGAGGACCAGCCGGGGCCACCCGCGACGGTGGCACGGCCCGAAGGTCGATGCCCGCAGAAGCGAGCCCCGCGACGATCGCCTCGAGCACTTCCTCCCATCGGATAGTTTGCCGCGGCTCGATCAGATCGAGCGCGGCGAGGACCGCCGGTCCCTGGGTGGGTTCGGGGAGCTCCCAGACTGTGGCCCCGCGGAAGGTGGTTTGCACTGGCTCCACCTGGGCGGTCGTGTGAGTACTCATGTCTTGGAGCGTCAGGTAGCCGCCATCCTCGCGGACCCGCCTGATGATCTCGTCGGCGATGGGGCCGCGGTAGAGGACAGCGGCCCCATCGTTTGAGATCAGTTCGAGCGTGTCAGCCAGCCACGGATTCACCACCCTTTGGCCGGCGCGCAGGGGATCGCCTCCGGGACAGTACAACGGGCCGAGCACTGGGTCTTTCGTGACATGAGCGCTGGCTCGGACCGCGGTCTGAGCGAGCGTCCTGCGAGCCGCAAAACCATTGCGGGCGTAGTCGATCGCCGGTCCGGCCAGCTCGCCGAAGGTGCGCGTCCCGAACCGCAAAAGAGCGTCTTCCAAGAGTGCGACGGCTCCAGGCACGGTCACCGAGCGACCGCCGCGCACGGGAACCCATTCGAGTCCGTCCGCCGTGAGCGCCTCCTGGGTCAGTCCTGCGGGAACCGAGCCTGATCCATCGAGCGCCCAAGGTACCTGGCCTGGCTCCGCGTAGAGCAAGAAGGCGTCGCCCCCTGGACCGCATGCGTGCGGTTCCACGACGAACAGCACAAGCACGGCTGCAACCGCCGCGTCGACCGCGTTCCCCCCATTTCGGAGGACACTAGCCCCCACGGCCGCCGCGCGTGGATCGCTCGAAGCGACAACACCATTCATGAGCTGCTCCCTAGCCGTTCAGACGAGGCAGTAACCGCCGTCGACGACGAGCACGGTCCCGGTGACGAAGGGGTTCGTCATGAGGAAGAGCACTGCGTCGGCGACTTCTTCCGCTCGACCAACGCGACCGAGGGGGATGCGTTTGGCTTGCTCGGCGTACGCTTCCTCTTTGCGGGCACCAAGGAGGTCGTCTGCAAGCGGCGTATCGATCACGCCAGGGCACACGGCGTTAACCCGAACAGGGGCAAGCTCCAGCGCGGTAGCCCGGGCAAACGCTTCCACGGCGACCGTCGAGGCGGCTCCCATGCTCCGTCCTGGCCTGGAACGAATGCCGGCAACCCCCGAGCACAGCGTGATCGAACCCCCATCGTTCATTCGCGGCGCGGCGTGTTTGCATATGTTCGCCGCGCCCCAGAAGCGTCCTTCCATCCCCTCGCGAAGCTGATCGGTGTCGGTTTCCAGGATCCGGCCGAAGGCCAGGCTCCCGGCGAACGTCGCGACGTGATCCACTTCATCAACAAGGTCGAACAAGCGGCGCACTTCGTCTTCGCTTGTCGCATCCACCGGAATAGTCTTGACATGCCCGCCGAGCGTCTTTCGAGCTGCTGCGAGTCGCTCCGGATTGCGCGCCGCGATGCTGACACGTGCCCCAGCGTCTTGAGCACCTCGGGCAGTCGCAAGTCCGATCCCCGAGCTTCCACCTATCACAACGACGGATCGTCCGATCAGCCGGGCGACCAATCTACCTCCAGCTCGTTCGGAATACCGGGCAATCAGAGCAGGATCATAAATGAGGATACTCTATCGAGCGAAATTAATCAGCCACGGTTGTGGGGAACCCGGATTCTGGAAAAGCATAGGGTACACTGTAATGTGTTAAGACTGCTATCCGACCTGAAGGCAGGCCACATGGCGCGGACAGAACAAGCCCTCTCGCTGCGTGCCAAGGGTGACCGTCGGAAGCTCGCTGAGATCGTAGCGGAGCAGATCGAGGGGAAGATCGTCGCTCGAGGCTGGCCGATCGGGGAAGTGCTCGGTTCAGAGGGTGAGCTGCTCGCGCAATATGGTGTCAGCCGCGCAGTGCTGCGCGAGGCTGTGCGTATCGTCGAGCACCACATGGCCGCCGCGATGCGCCGCGGGCCAAGTGGCGGCCTGGTCGTAACGGCACCGGACATCGGCGCTGTTGTCCGGACGGTCGCCTTGCAGTTGCAGTTTCAGAACATCGGGCCCCACCATCTTTTCGAGGCTCGAACGGCTCTCGAGTTGAGTTGTGTGCGTCAGGCCACCACGCGCATTGCTCGTGACGGCATTGTGCGTCTCCAAAATTACTTGGAACGCGAGGAGCAGCTCGTCGCGGAGAATCTAACGGAGCACACCCATGATTTTCACATTTTGATCGCCGATCTTACCGGCAACCCGGCATTGCGGTTGTTCGTACAGATCCTCGGCCGGCTAACGGGCCAGCAAGCGC carries:
- a CDS encoding FCD domain-containing protein, yielding MARTEQALSLRAKGDRRKLAEIVAEQIEGKIVARGWPIGEVLGSEGELLAQYGVSRAVLREAVRIVEHHMAAAMRRGPSGGLVVTAPDIGAVVRTVALQLQFQNIGPHHLFEARTALELSCVRQATTRIARDGIVRLQNYLEREEQLVAENLTEHTHDFHILIADLTGNPALRLFVQILGRLTGQQALPPPSDEWAAREVHRTHAAIAEAIIKKDPDTAERRMLRHLQAITGWLRAPEEKRPQGSRSAGTPARVS
- a CDS encoding MFS transporter, giving the protein MSPPARSSQRAAERGLKRALAAFSYRNYLIFWAGGLLSNIGRWIQDMVMPYILYRLTGSGFIVGFAAFLRFAPAIVVGPLAGLLADRFNRRTVLLVTQIALSVVAVALWAMWGLGLGNPTLLVVLAAVAGVIYALNTPAWQAFIPELVPREHLLGAITLSSAQMNAAKAIGPGLAGAILATLGPSWAFLFTAISYVAVIGAIAVISVPNRPRPVEQRRAVAAFADSVRYIAQHRELAACIAVMCAVAALGMPVLQLTPIFATDVFHLGPTGFGILAGALGFGGVVSAPILGGWTQHLARGRLIACSLLGYGLALITYAQARSFPFAVVAMALVGVGFLFTSSTVTSTMQLAVRDALRGRVVAVFTTAFAIAYPIGSLVQGWAVDHAGPRQTVTVAGVLLAVIATGLLASRGVQDRLNRTGLADEPALEAPAQGIAALDPRLLAN
- a CDS encoding tetratricopeptide repeat protein; the encoded protein is NLEPAESLADEAAHLTEATGVSWISEIPARSIKAQIMQNRGRLEEALEMLQSPSTGPTGLYEESRAIATLSHVLSDLGRYDEAIEAARHGMDEAGEDLLGSAWCHRALAQAHKLKGEPAEAERVLRAELAMLSESDWDEERIQIMALLAAVLDDQGRHDESWKTLDEARAILHRFPPGANIKKLDDLLIGYSDGT
- a CDS encoding gamma-glutamyltransferase — translated: MNGVVASSDPRAAAVGASVLRNGGNAVDAAVAAVLVLFVVEPHACGPGGDAFLLYAEPGQVPWALDGSGSVPAGLTQEALTADGLEWVPVRGGRSVTVPGAVALLEDALLRFGTRTFGELAGPAIDYARNGFAARRTLAQTAVRASAHVTKDPVLGPLYCPGGDPLRAGQRVVNPWLADTLELISNDGAAVLYRGPIADEIIRRVREDGGYLTLQDMSTHTTAQVEPVQTTFRGATVWELPEPTQGPAVLAALDLIEPRQTIRWEEVLEAIVAGLASAGIDLRAVPPSRVAPAGPRDTTYLAVVDSAGRGASMITSIFADFGSHIGIQSLGGAIQNRAATFMAMRRQPRPGKPPHTTIPGLVTRQGALEYVLGLAGGYVQAQVQVQLLIRLLAEGLDPQPAIDAPRMRMLFGGEIALEPGHPLAETYPEAVGREAGPEGFGAAQCVARRGSHLLGGADPRRDGAVALA
- a CDS encoding SDR family oxidoreductase, with the translated sequence MIGGSSGIGLATARGAQDAGARVSIAARNPERLAAARKTLGGHVKTIPVDATSEDEVRRLFDLVDEVDHVATFAGSLAFGRILETDTDQLREGMEGRFWGAANICKHAAPRMNDGGSITLCSGVAGIRSRPGRSMGAASTVAVEAFARATALELAPVRVNAVCPGVIDTPLADDLLGARKEEAYAEQAKRIPLGRVGRAEEVADAVLFLMTNPFVTGTVLVVDGGYCLV